A genomic region of Hydrogenovibrio crunogenus contains the following coding sequences:
- a CDS encoding Sel1-like repeat-containing protein kinase family protein: MSQSDMGKNLIEQSDLSRVKLVSDSPPIWTFQAIQTIEGYQKKQLIRVNTDIRNHFARQREKDLLHYLNQFEEDFPRFNEIRKQGFAYLTFFDYVGKKTLKQKVKKSGTLSLKKAKHFLSNLISTLEHAHNVGFVHTQLNPNNVIVGKSRFYLVGWNNAIPSLSSFESELLLGDQQYCPPERLNGEYGDAGDIYNLGCTLYFALTGKHIYRLNKVEHLFDQLYAHAFHTPRKLNTLPIFWRQLIVWMTQKNPEKRPGLADLKQWLLDESVPKFIREQPLEPNKTFPKDSLTALADSHFLYALFKKASLYESSGDTERAFNLYESCAFREYTRAENNLGLMYEKGTVIHQSYLKAMNMYHHAFKKGNPFAAYNLARLFENGLGTEQNLTQAFKLYQFSAKRGHLAAQNKLGELYREGKGVDRDVVQARFWFGMSAHYGNPAARLNIKKSLTSSHG; the protein is encoded by the coding sequence ATGTCTCAATCCGATATGGGTAAAAACTTGATTGAACAGTCTGACTTGTCGCGCGTTAAACTTGTAAGCGATAGTCCACCGATATGGACTTTTCAAGCAATTCAGACGATTGAAGGCTATCAAAAAAAACAACTGATACGGGTCAATACGGATATTCGTAATCACTTTGCCAGACAAAGAGAAAAAGATTTACTCCATTATCTGAACCAATTTGAAGAAGACTTCCCACGATTTAATGAAATTCGCAAACAGGGGTTCGCTTATTTAACGTTTTTTGATTATGTAGGAAAGAAGACGTTAAAACAAAAAGTTAAAAAATCCGGCACCTTGTCGCTGAAGAAAGCGAAACACTTCTTGTCGAATCTGATTTCAACATTAGAACATGCCCATAATGTTGGGTTTGTTCACACTCAACTGAATCCCAACAATGTTATTGTTGGCAAAAGCCGTTTTTATTTGGTGGGTTGGAACAATGCGATCCCTTCCTTGTCTTCTTTTGAAAGTGAGTTACTGTTAGGCGATCAACAATATTGTCCGCCAGAGAGGTTGAATGGCGAGTATGGTGACGCGGGGGACATTTATAACCTAGGGTGTACACTCTATTTTGCGTTAACAGGTAAGCATATTTATCGCCTAAATAAAGTGGAACATTTGTTTGATCAACTTTATGCACATGCCTTTCATACCCCTCGAAAATTAAACACCTTACCGATTTTTTGGCGCCAGCTGATTGTTTGGATGACCCAGAAAAATCCGGAAAAACGCCCAGGCCTGGCTGATTTAAAACAGTGGTTGTTAGATGAAAGCGTCCCTAAATTCATTCGAGAGCAACCCTTGGAACCGAATAAGACTTTTCCGAAAGACAGTTTAACGGCGTTAGCGGATTCTCACTTTTTATATGCTTTATTTAAAAAAGCCAGTTTGTATGAATCCTCTGGTGATACTGAGCGCGCGTTTAACTTATATGAAAGCTGTGCTTTCCGCGAATATACCCGCGCGGAAAATAATCTCGGACTCATGTATGAAAAAGGAACGGTGATTCATCAATCCTATCTTAAGGCGATGAATATGTATCATCATGCGTTTAAAAAGGGCAATCCTTTTGCCGCATACAACTTAGCCCGTTTATTTGAAAATGGACTTGGTACGGAGCAAAACTTAACTCAAGCGTTTAAATTGTATCAATTCTCTGCGAAACGAGGCCATTTGGCGGCTCAAAATAAACTGGGTGAGCTTTACCGTGAAGGAAAAGGGGTGGATAGGGACGTGGTTCAAGCTCGTTTTTGGTTTGGGATGTCTGCACATTATGGCAACCCGGCTGCACGTTTGAACATTAAAAAGTCACTGACAAGTTCCCATGGTTGA
- a CDS encoding adenine phosphoribosyltransferase, protein MKQHPLAQYLDAVPDFPKEGILFQDISPLLRDHFVATIDAMSLLFSAKEWTEVDYLVGVESRGFIFASALALKHDKGFVKVRKTGKLPNVHASMEYGLEYGTDKLEMQKGDGKKVIICDDLIATGGSMQAAAKLCNEVGYEVVGMACLVDLKALNSFSHDGMAVRSVIQFDD, encoded by the coding sequence ATGAAGCAACATCCATTAGCGCAGTACCTTGATGCCGTTCCAGATTTTCCAAAAGAAGGCATTCTGTTTCAAGATATTTCACCGTTACTACGAGATCATTTTGTAGCAACGATTGATGCCATGTCACTGCTTTTCAGTGCCAAGGAATGGACTGAGGTCGATTATCTCGTAGGCGTGGAATCGCGAGGGTTTATTTTTGCCTCTGCCTTGGCATTAAAGCACGACAAAGGCTTTGTAAAAGTCCGTAAAACGGGTAAATTGCCTAATGTGCATGCCTCTATGGAATATGGCTTGGAATACGGCACAGACAAGCTTGAAATGCAAAAAGGGGATGGTAAAAAAGTCATTATTTGTGATGATTTGATTGCCACAGGAGGTTCCATGCAAGCTGCCGCAAAGCTCTGCAATGAAGTAGGGTATGAGGTTGTGGGAATGGCTTGTCTTGTAGATTTGAAAGCGCTTAATAGCTTTAGTCACGATGGAATGGCCGTCCGATCCGTCATTCAATTTGATGACTAA
- a CDS encoding GGDEF domain-containing protein, with amino-acid sequence MRLPRLTRSIFLDQFIFMQLVGVLIGLAFPHFLVWYGFHAEEVMTVDFYIVSQIAGQMVGLISFILISMVIRPHLKLLSHKMHEIAEGLQQKTFHEQTSRCEEELCQIDVVSDDEIGVSAKAYNKMLEALIQAHEVERVFNRFSKVMSENLELSRLADETLALLIQSTNIEAGAVLVTKNGVLEVGASRGILDAESLVKHDVINKAIKDGQQVRIELPKNIDLDGVLAQFKPSEVFIEPLEFKGTNLGVLIAATGAMVADERTDQLVQLFSRSIGLAINNAMIHSKFQKMAAIDSLTAIYNRRFGMDRLREDFSRAVREQSSLSLAMVDIDHFKSVNDTYGHLVGDKAIKLIATIIKKTLREGDIVVRYGGEEFLMILHGASSTNARNVCERIRHQVKDTFFKEGNQQIQLTVSIGIAAYPEQQAGDEMALIHMADQALYYAKEGGRNRVVPFRKVNEEVA; translated from the coding sequence ATGAGGTTACCTCGTTTAACCCGCAGTATTTTTCTAGATCAATTCATTTTCATGCAGCTGGTTGGGGTTCTTATTGGGTTGGCCTTTCCCCATTTTTTAGTTTGGTATGGGTTTCATGCAGAAGAGGTCATGACGGTTGATTTCTACATCGTCTCCCAAATTGCCGGGCAAATGGTCGGTCTGATCAGTTTTATCTTAATCTCCATGGTCATACGTCCTCACTTGAAGTTGCTTTCGCACAAAATGCACGAAATTGCGGAAGGTCTTCAGCAAAAAACATTTCATGAACAAACCAGTCGATGTGAAGAAGAACTGTGTCAAATTGACGTGGTTTCGGATGATGAGATTGGAGTGAGTGCAAAAGCTTACAACAAAATGTTAGAAGCCTTGATTCAGGCGCATGAAGTGGAAAGAGTGTTTAATCGTTTTTCTAAGGTCATGTCCGAGAATCTGGAACTCTCTCGCTTAGCGGATGAGACGTTGGCGTTGCTGATTCAATCTACCAATATTGAAGCAGGTGCCGTGTTGGTGACGAAAAATGGTGTGCTTGAAGTCGGCGCATCACGGGGTATTCTTGATGCCGAAAGTTTGGTAAAACACGATGTCATCAATAAAGCGATTAAAGATGGTCAGCAAGTGCGAATTGAATTACCGAAAAACATCGATTTGGATGGGGTTCTGGCACAATTTAAACCGTCAGAAGTGTTTATTGAACCATTGGAGTTTAAAGGTACCAATCTAGGCGTTTTAATTGCGGCCACCGGTGCGATGGTGGCAGATGAAAGAACCGATCAGCTGGTGCAATTGTTCAGCCGCAGTATCGGGTTGGCAATCAATAATGCCATGATCCATTCAAAATTCCAGAAAATGGCAGCGATTGACAGTTTAACCGCAATTTATAATCGTCGTTTTGGGATGGATCGCTTACGAGAAGACTTCTCGCGCGCGGTGCGTGAACAATCCAGTTTGAGTTTGGCGATGGTCGACATCGATCACTTTAAGTCCGTTAACGATACCTATGGCCATTTAGTGGGAGATAAAGCCATTAAACTGATTGCGACCATTATCAAAAAGACCCTTCGAGAAGGAGATATCGTGGTGCGTTACGGCGGGGAAGAGTTCTTGATGATCTTGCACGGCGCATCTTCGACCAATGCGCGGAACGTGTGCGAACGCATCCGTCATCAAGTGAAAGACACTTTCTTTAAAGAAGGGAATCAACAAATTCAATTGACGGTCAGTATCGGGATTGCAGCTTACCCTGAACAGCAGGCCGGTGATGAAATGGCCTTGATTCATATGGCCGACCAAGCACTATATTATGCCAAAGAAGGCGGGCGTAACCGAGTGGTGCCTTTCCGAAAAGTGAATGAAGAAGTGGCTTGA
- the argH gene encoding argininosuccinate lyase, translated as MSNQHNQEKLSSARFSEATDAFVEEFTASIQFDKRMYRQDIQGSVAHAKMLHKVGILDKQELKDIIDGLEKVQSDIEAGKMNWSIKQEDIHMNIEAKLTELIGITGKKLHTGRSRNDQVATDIRLYLRDEIDAILPEMTRLQHGILLLAEKEAETIMPGFTHLQTAQPVTFGHHMMAWFEMIKRDVERLEDCRKRVNTMPLGSAALAGTTYPIQREYTAELLQFDRISENSLDGVSDRDFAIEFTAFAATFLMHLSRFSEELVLWSSAQFNFIDLPDRFCTGSSIMPQKKNPDVPELVRGKTGRVYGHLMSLLTLMKSQPLAYNKDNQEDKEPLFDTVDTVKGSLRAFADMVPAIIVNREATYAAAKQGFSTATDLADYLVNKGLPFRDAHEVVGLAVAHGIQTGQDLSEMPLETLQAFHSSITDDVFEVLTLEGSVAARNHLGGTAPQQVKAAIKRAKDRL; from the coding sequence ATGAGCAATCAACACAATCAAGAAAAACTTTCCAGCGCGCGTTTCAGCGAAGCAACCGATGCGTTTGTAGAAGAATTTACCGCCTCTATCCAGTTTGATAAACGCATGTATCGTCAAGACATCCAGGGGTCTGTTGCCCATGCTAAAATGTTACATAAAGTCGGCATTTTGGACAAACAAGAATTAAAAGACATTATTGACGGCTTGGAAAAGGTTCAATCCGACATTGAAGCCGGGAAAATGAACTGGTCCATTAAGCAAGAAGATATTCATATGAATATCGAAGCCAAACTGACTGAATTGATTGGCATCACGGGTAAGAAACTACATACCGGACGTTCCCGTAACGATCAGGTAGCGACCGATATCCGCTTGTATTTGCGAGATGAAATTGATGCCATCCTGCCGGAAATGACCCGTCTGCAACATGGCATTTTATTATTGGCTGAAAAAGAGGCCGAGACCATTATGCCTGGCTTCACCCATCTTCAGACAGCACAACCCGTCACCTTTGGGCACCATATGATGGCTTGGTTTGAAATGATTAAGCGCGACGTAGAACGTTTGGAAGATTGCCGTAAACGAGTCAACACCATGCCATTAGGCTCTGCCGCTTTGGCAGGCACAACCTACCCTATCCAACGAGAATACACAGCTGAATTACTGCAGTTTGACCGTATCTCGGAAAACTCCTTAGATGGCGTTTCAGATCGAGATTTCGCGATTGAGTTTACAGCTTTTGCCGCAACCTTTTTAATGCATCTGTCTCGTTTTTCAGAAGAGTTGGTACTTTGGTCATCCGCACAGTTTAACTTTATTGATTTACCGGATCGTTTCTGTACCGGTTCGTCGATCATGCCACAAAAGAAAAACCCGGATGTGCCGGAGTTGGTGCGGGGCAAAACCGGTCGCGTTTATGGGCATCTGATGAGCTTGTTGACGTTAATGAAATCCCAGCCTCTGGCCTATAACAAAGACAACCAGGAAGACAAAGAACCGTTATTTGATACGGTGGATACGGTCAAAGGCAGTTTGAGAGCGTTTGCAGACATGGTGCCAGCCATCATTGTGAACCGAGAAGCAACCTATGCCGCTGCGAAACAAGGGTTTTCCACAGCGACCGATTTAGCGGATTACTTAGTCAACAAAGGGCTGCCTTTCCGTGATGCGCATGAAGTGGTTGGACTGGCGGTCGCTCATGGAATCCAAACGGGTCAAGACTTATCTGAAATGCCTTTAGAAACACTGCAAGCTTTTCATAGCAGCATTACCGACGATGTGTTTGAAGTCCTAACATTGGAAGGTTCAGTGGCTGCACGTAACCATTTAGGTGGCACAGCACCACAACAAGTCAAAGCTGCGATCAAACGTGCTAAAGATCGCTTATAA
- a CDS encoding thioredoxin family protein: protein MRQLLSLLLASLMLLGGCEQLANADSYQPSKLKELTNLQTLAQQSREQNLPIMLTVGAEWCDFCHQLREEVLDPMALGGDYEGRYMFMRYLSIDDHTPIPGVNGAPIIKNKLAYRLNADLTPTVVFIDGHGNEVADKIIGIANIELYTTLIHKRLNQAYQNMNNPLRIDAMPTSISEP from the coding sequence ATGCGACAACTGCTGAGCCTTCTTCTAGCCTCTTTGATGCTATTAGGAGGGTGTGAACAACTTGCGAATGCGGATTCATACCAACCGTCCAAACTGAAAGAGCTTACCAACCTACAAACCTTGGCCCAGCAATCTCGAGAGCAGAACCTTCCCATTATGCTGACAGTGGGCGCTGAATGGTGCGATTTTTGTCATCAACTACGTGAAGAAGTGCTGGATCCGATGGCGTTGGGTGGTGATTATGAAGGGCGCTATATGTTCATGCGTTACTTGAGTATTGATGATCACACGCCAATTCCAGGCGTCAATGGCGCGCCGATAATCAAAAATAAATTGGCTTACCGCTTAAATGCGGACCTCACCCCGACAGTGGTTTTCATTGATGGACATGGTAATGAGGTAGCCGATAAAATCATTGGCATTGCCAATATTGAGTTGTACACCACGTTGATTCATAAGCGCTTAAATCAAGCGTATCAAAATATGAATAACCCACTTAGAATCGATGCGATGCCAACTTCGATCAGTGAACCATAA